A portion of the Elephas maximus indicus isolate mEleMax1 chromosome 13, mEleMax1 primary haplotype, whole genome shotgun sequence genome contains these proteins:
- the TKTL2 gene encoding transketolase-like protein 2, translating to MADDATPDEATVQVLRDVANRLRIHSIRATCASGSGHPTSCCSAAEIMSVLFFHTMRYKQTDPEHPDNDRFVLSKGRAAPVLYAAWAEAGTIRESDLLSLRKIDCDLEGHPTPRLSFVDVATGSLGHGLGAACGMAYTGKYLDKASYRVFCLVGDGESSEGSVWEALSFASHYNLDNLVAIFDVNRSGQSGVTPPENCTDVHEKRCEAFGWNTYLADGHDVEALCQAFWQAAQVKNKPTAIIAKTFKGQGLPDVENAENWHGRPVPKDRADEIIKLSESQIQTDRSLLPKSLVEESPQISIMRIKMTSPPAYGVGNKIATQKAFGLALAKLGRANGRVIVLDGDTKNSTFYELLKKEHPERFIECFIAEQNMVSVALGCAARGRTVAFVSTFAAFLTRAFDQIRMGAISQTNINLAGSHCGVSTGEDGPSQMALEDLAMFRSVPSCTIFYPSDAVSTEHAVCLAANTKGMCYIRTSQPETAVIYAPQENFEIGQAKVVRHSDNDKVTVIGAGVTLHEALAAADVLSEEGISIRIIDPFTVKPLDAATVISNAKATGNQVLTVEDHYREGGLGEAVCAAVSGEPGILVHQLAVAGVPGSGKPRELLDMFGISAKHIVAAVKHMLMN from the coding sequence ATGGCTGACGACGCCACGCCGGACGAGGCGACCGTACAAGTGCTACGAGACGTGGCCAACCGCCTCCGGATCCATTCCATCCGGGCCACTTGTGCCTCTGGCTCCGGCCACCCCACGTCGTGCTGCAGCGCCGCCGAGATCATGTCGGTATTGTTCTTCCACACTATGAGGTATAAACAGACAGACCCAGAACACCCGGACAACGACCGGTTCGTCCTCTCCAAGGGCCGTGCTGCCCCCGTCCTTTATGCCGCTTGGGCAGAGGCTGGCACCATCAGAGAATCCGACCTGCTGAGCTTGAGGAAAATTGACTGTGACCTAGAGGGACACCCCACCCCTAGACTGTCGTTTGTTGACGTGGCAACCGGATCACTGGGGCACGGGCTAGGCGCTGCGTGTGGAATGGCTTATACAGGCAAGTACTTGGACAAGGCCAGCTACCGGGTCTTCTGCCTCGTGGGAGATGGCGAATCCTCGGAAGGCTCAGTCTGGGAAGCCTTGTCTTTCGCTTCTCACTACAACTTGGACAATCTCGTAGCAATCTTTGATGTGAACCGCTCGGGACAAAGTGGTGTCACACCACCTGAGAACTGCACGGATGTCCATGAGAAGCGCTGTGAAGCATTTGGATGGAACACTTACCTAGCGGATGGCCATGATGTCGAGGCGTTGTGCCAAGCATTTTGGCAAGCCGCTCAAGTGAAGAACAAGCCCACTGCTATAATTGCCAAGACTTTCAAGGGCCAGGGTCTTCCAGATGTTGAGAATGCAGAAAATTGGCATGGAAGGCCAGTGCCAAAAGACAGAGCAGATGAAATTATCAAGTTAAGTGAGAGCCAGATACAGACCGACAGAAGTCTCCTGCCAAAATCCCTTGTTGAAGAATCACCTCAAATCAGCATCATGCGTATAAAGATGACCTCTCCACCTGCTTATGGGGTTGGCAACAAGATAGCTACTCAGAAAGCATTTGGTTTGGCTCTGGCCAAACTTGGCCGTGCCAATGGAAGAGTTATTGTCTTGGATGGTGACACAAAGAACTCCACCTTTTATGAGTTACTCAAGAAAGAACACCCTGAGAGGTTCATTGAATGTTTTATTGCTGAGCAGAACATGGTAAGTGTGGCACTGGGCTGTGCTGCACGGGGTCGAACCGTTGCCTTTGTTAGTACCTTTGCTGCCTTTTTGACCCGAGCATTTGATCAGATCCGGATGGGAGCCATCTCTCAAACCAACATCAACCTTGCTGGTTCCCACTGCGGGGTGTCCACTGGTGAAGATGGACCCTCCCAGATGGCCCTGGAGGATCTAGCTATGTTCCGGAGCGTTCCCAGTTGCACTATTTTCTATCCAAGTGATGCCGTCTCAACAGAGCATGCTGTTTGTCTGGCTGCCAATACCAAGGGAATGTGCTACATTCGGACCAGCCAACCGGAAACTGCAGTTATTTATGCCCCGCAAGAAAACTTTGAGATTGGACAGGCCAAGGTTGTCCGCCACAGTGACAATGACAAGGTCACAGTTATCGGAGCTGGAGTTACTCTGCACGAAGCATTAGCAGCTGCTGATGTTCTTTCTGAAGAAGGTATTTCTATCCGCATTATCGACCCATTTACCGTTAAACCCCTGGATGCTGCTACTGTCATCTCCAATGCAAAAGCCACAGGCAACCAGGTTCTCACAGTGGAGGATCACTACCGAGAAGGTGGCCTAGGGGAAGCTGTATGTGCAGCTGTCTCTGGGGAGCCTGGCATCCTTGTTCATCAGCTAGCAGTGGCAGGAGTGCCTGGAAGTGGGAAACCTAGGGAGTTGTTGGATATGTTTGGAATTAGTGCCAAACACATCGTAGCAGCTGTGAAACACATGCTAATGAACtaa